The following are encoded together in the Bacillota bacterium genome:
- a CDS encoding NDP-sugar synthase — MQGIIIAGGFGTRFRPLTYTRPKPLMPILNRPLLEYQVALLKTHGVDEIVFATNYMAEAIEKHFGDGSRFGVKMRYAQEDQPLGTAGAIRNAAKSLWRQETVAVFNGDIVTDFDLSAIIDLHRQRGARATIALKAVPSPNPYGVLDLDSEGRVLAWREPTEEQKKALAANPNVEQTGWDYINAGFYVLEPEVIESIPEGRMVSIEREIYPRMIAQGEGLYGAPAEGYWVDVAGPTQYWKVTNDLLRGRVRVPLPGAPLREGLWCMEGAQVCATLDSGALAHIGEGAVVEDGVHLRGTVVIGAGCHIERGCVLEDCVLLERVHLGEGTDLTRVICDCDVSVAAGSRISDAVIAAGSRIERESRLGTSW; from the coding sequence ATGCAGGGAATCATTATCGCCGGTGGGTTCGGAACGCGCTTCCGTCCGCTGACTTACACCCGTCCGAAACCTCTCATGCCCATCTTGAACCGCCCGCTGCTGGAGTATCAGGTTGCATTGTTGAAGACGCATGGCGTGGATGAGATTGTATTCGCCACCAACTACATGGCTGAGGCGATTGAAAAGCATTTTGGGGATGGCAGCCGCTTCGGCGTGAAGATGCGCTACGCGCAGGAGGACCAGCCTCTGGGCACGGCAGGCGCCATCCGCAATGCGGCAAAGAGCCTCTGGAGACAGGAAACGGTTGCTGTATTCAACGGCGACATTGTGACCGACTTCGACCTGAGCGCGATCATAGACCTTCACCGACAGCGTGGAGCGCGCGCCACCATTGCCCTGAAGGCTGTGCCCAGCCCCAACCCTTACGGCGTGCTGGACCTGGACAGCGAAGGCAGGGTTCTGGCGTGGCGAGAGCCAACAGAGGAGCAGAAGAAGGCGCTGGCAGCCAACCCGAATGTAGAGCAGACCGGCTGGGATTACATCAACGCGGGATTCTATGTGCTGGAGCCGGAGGTGATCGAGAGCATTCCCGAAGGCAGAATGGTGTCGATAGAGCGCGAAATCTATCCGCGCATGATTGCGCAGGGAGAAGGCTTGTATGGCGCGCCTGCCGAGGGCTACTGGGTCGATGTGGCCGGTCCCACACAGTACTGGAAGGTCACCAACGACCTGCTGCGTGGGCGGGTGCGCGTTCCCCTGCCCGGTGCGCCGCTGAGGGAGGGCTTGTGGTGCATGGAAGGCGCGCAGGTGTGTGCGACTCTCGATTCGGGAGCACTGGCACACATCGGGGAAGGTGCAGTGGTTGAGGACGGCGTACACCTGCGTGGTACGGTGGTCATTGGTGCAGGCTGTCATATCGAACGGGGGTGCGTGTTGGAGGATTGCGTGTTGCTGGAGAGAGTGCATCTCGGCGAGGGGACCGACCTGACGCGCGTGATTTGCGATTGCGATGTGTCTGTTGCCGCAGGTAGCCGCATCAGCGATGCGGTCATCGCAGCGGGTAGCCGTATCGAGCGCGAAAGTCGATTGGGGACGAGCTGGTGA
- a CDS encoding alginate export family protein yields the protein MRKVTCFAVAAVSLLMVAATAQQPTIQGSWRFRVEDWQWFNVQGFDSDYTYAHSLLRLALSGSSGNSVWTAELAQASLFSLPNAVAPPPAGQLGLGGTLRAVNGDNRASLFLKQLSIQWKRDWGTVQLGRMEYADGREVTVKDAGLNWLHTNRISNRLIGPFGFAPVTRSFDGVLVQLGSDSSRWVAFAAYPTQGAFDLNGNPTLTRVNQLYLAYARAHEKGGTNYDWRLFWGWFRDSRDVLKVDNRPLAARQADTDEVRVWTLGGHWVQDWNSAAGRADLLLWAALQGGEWGRLSHSAYALAAEAGFQFPTMWKPWVRVGYYLGSGDGDNADDTHKTFFPGTFTPRLYALTPFYNTMNLEDTFIQVMLTPHPRWSLRADFHRLRLQRSEDLWYAGGGAFDNATFGIAGRPSGGNRDLADVFDISLNYRVDDNLQLSVYKSWVQGRGVVRSVYPAGDDGGLFFIEANYRF from the coding sequence ATGAGAAAAGTCACCTGTTTCGCTGTCGCCGCGGTTAGCCTGCTGATGGTGGCGGCGACCGCCCAGCAACCCACCATTCAGGGCAGCTGGCGCTTTCGTGTGGAGGACTGGCAGTGGTTCAATGTGCAGGGGTTCGACTCCGACTACACCTATGCCCATTCTCTACTGCGCCTTGCACTGAGCGGCAGCTCAGGGAACTCTGTGTGGACTGCCGAGCTGGCGCAAGCGTCGCTGTTCAGCCTACCGAACGCTGTTGCGCCGCCCCCCGCGGGACAGCTGGGACTCGGCGGAACTTTACGAGCGGTCAACGGTGATAACCGCGCAAGCCTGTTCCTGAAACAGTTGAGCATCCAGTGGAAACGGGATTGGGGAACCGTTCAATTGGGGCGGATGGAGTATGCCGATGGGCGCGAGGTCACTGTCAAAGACGCGGGATTGAACTGGTTGCACACGAACCGAATCAGTAACCGTCTCATCGGTCCGTTCGGTTTCGCCCCTGTGACTCGCTCGTTCGATGGGGTATTGGTTCAGCTGGGGAGTGACTCATCGCGCTGGGTGGCGTTTGCTGCTTATCCCACGCAAGGCGCTTTCGACCTGAACGGCAACCCGACACTGACCCGGGTGAACCAGCTCTATCTGGCGTATGCGCGCGCCCACGAGAAAGGCGGTACCAATTACGACTGGCGTCTCTTCTGGGGATGGTTTCGCGACTCGCGCGATGTGCTGAAGGTGGACAACCGCCCACTGGCTGCACGACAGGCAGATACCGACGAAGTGCGCGTGTGGACACTGGGCGGACACTGGGTGCAGGATTGGAACAGCGCCGCCGGTCGGGCTGACCTGTTGTTGTGGGCAGCACTGCAGGGCGGGGAGTGGGGGCGTTTGAGCCACTCCGCATACGCGCTGGCGGCAGAAGCGGGTTTCCAGTTCCCAACTATGTGGAAACCCTGGGTGCGTGTCGGCTACTACCTCGGTTCCGGCGATGGCGATAACGCGGACGATACACACAAGACCTTCTTCCCCGGTACTTTCACGCCACGCCTGTACGCCCTGACCCCGTTCTACAACACGATGAACCTGGAAGATACCTTTATACAGGTGATGTTGACGCCGCATCCACGCTGGTCTCTTCGAGCGGATTTCCATCGCCTGCGTCTGCAGCGCAGCGAAGACCTGTGGTACGCCGGAGGCGGCGCCTTCGACAACGCCACCTTCGGCATCGCAGGCAGACCGTCCGGGGGCAATCGCGACCTCGCGGATGTGTTCGACATCTCCCTGAACTACCGTGTCGATGACAACCTGCAGCTATCGGTCTATAAAAGCTGGGTTCAGGGCAGAGGCGTTGTCCGTTCGGTCTATCCTGCTGGCGACGACGGCGGGCTATTTTTCATCGAGGCGAACTATCGGTTCTGA
- a CDS encoding ABC transporter permease: protein MHSAALPSARWHRKLLPLAGIGVLLMGWQVWSLSRGAEGVLASFAPLPTFRSLWDLLSTGALTPHIAVSLKRVILGLAIGSAVGVPLGVLLGTVGWLERASTLVLQLLRMISPLAWMPIAIMVFGVGDAPAYFLIGIATVFPMMLNTRAGISHIDKQWILAVRSMGARRWELVRLVYLPAVLTHVLTGFRLAVGIAWIVLVPAEMLGVSAGLGYYILDTRDRLAYSEMMAVILVIGGLGYCFDAAARWLSRRLTPHLQSEAG from the coding sequence ATGCATTCCGCCGCTCTACCTTCCGCCCGATGGCATCGGAAGCTGTTGCCGCTGGCTGGGATTGGCGTGTTGCTGATGGGGTGGCAGGTGTGGAGCTTATCGCGCGGGGCGGAAGGCGTTCTGGCATCGTTTGCTCCCCTGCCCACCTTCCGCAGTTTGTGGGACCTGCTCAGCACTGGCGCGTTGACGCCACACATCGCAGTCAGCCTGAAGCGCGTGATACTCGGGCTGGCCATCGGAAGCGCAGTCGGGGTGCCGCTGGGCGTGTTGCTGGGCACAGTGGGCTGGCTGGAACGCGCCAGCACCCTGGTGTTGCAGCTGCTGCGCATGATTTCCCCACTGGCGTGGATGCCCATCGCCATCATGGTATTCGGTGTGGGCGACGCGCCAGCTTATTTTCTGATTGGCATCGCGACGGTGTTCCCCATGATGCTGAACACACGGGCAGGCATCTCGCACATCGATAAGCAGTGGATACTGGCAGTTCGCAGTATGGGCGCGCGCCGCTGGGAACTGGTGCGTCTGGTGTATTTGCCTGCGGTGTTAACCCATGTATTGACTGGCTTTCGGCTGGCGGTGGGCATCGCATGGATTGTGCTGGTTCCAGCGGAGATGCTGGGGGTTAGCGCAGGTCTAGGTTATTACATTCTGGACACGCGCGACCGTCTCGCCTACAGCGAGATGATGGCGGTGATCCTGGTTATCGGTGGGCTGGGCTATTGTTTCGATGCAGCCGCACGGTGGTTGTCGCGTCGCCTGACCCCCCATCTACAATCGGAAGCAGGATAA
- a CDS encoding ABC transporter substrate-binding protein — MAAIGALLAQTPSASQRAKEQPVRIGYLPITDAAPLLVAHARKMFEAEGLTAEQPRLFRAWPNLVEAFIARQVNVVHILMPTAILLRYGNRFPAKVVAWNHTNGSAITVQPQIRSLQQLGGQQVAIPFYYSIHNVILQELLRREGLQPVLRPQGKKLRENEVGLVVMPPPEMVSALANRSIAGYIVAEPFNAAAETNRVGRVLRLSGDVWRDHACCVVLMHEDDLQQRPDWTQAVVNAVVKAQQWIRQNRIETARLLSREAGKYTPHPQAVLLRVLVQYDPVFYQHEGAIRHKAWRVPRIDFQPYPFPSYTALLVRLLQRTQVEGNRDFLRTLKPEQVARDLVDDRFVRKAIAAAGGTSSFGLPRQLTRTEAFEP; from the coding sequence ATGGCGGCGATTGGCGCGTTACTGGCGCAGACACCCTCGGCATCCCAGCGTGCTAAGGAACAGCCGGTGCGTATCGGCTACCTGCCCATCACCGACGCCGCGCCCCTGCTGGTGGCACATGCACGCAAAATGTTCGAAGCGGAAGGGCTTACTGCGGAACAACCCCGCCTGTTCCGCGCCTGGCCGAATCTGGTGGAAGCTTTCATCGCGCGGCAGGTGAACGTGGTGCATATCCTGATGCCTACGGCTATCCTGCTGCGTTACGGAAATCGGTTCCCCGCGAAGGTGGTGGCATGGAATCACACCAACGGCTCCGCCATCACGGTGCAGCCGCAGATTCGCTCCCTGCAGCAACTGGGTGGACAGCAGGTAGCCATTCCGTTTTACTACTCCATCCACAACGTGATACTCCAGGAGCTGTTGCGCCGAGAGGGGCTGCAGCCTGTGCTGCGTCCACAGGGGAAAAAGCTGCGCGAGAACGAAGTGGGGCTGGTGGTGATGCCGCCCCCTGAGATGGTCTCTGCCCTGGCGAACCGCTCCATCGCTGGCTATATTGTGGCAGAACCCTTTAACGCCGCCGCGGAAACCAACCGCGTCGGGCGGGTGCTGCGGCTGTCTGGGGATGTGTGGCGCGACCATGCCTGCTGCGTCGTGTTGATGCACGAGGACGACCTGCAACAGCGACCCGATTGGACGCAGGCGGTGGTGAATGCCGTCGTGAAAGCGCAGCAGTGGATCCGCCAGAATCGGATAGAAACCGCCCGCCTGCTGTCGCGAGAGGCAGGCAAATACACGCCTCACCCGCAAGCAGTGCTGCTGCGCGTGCTGGTGCAGTACGACCCCGTTTTCTACCAGCACGAGGGTGCCATCCGGCACAAAGCGTGGCGGGTGCCGCGCATCGACTTTCAGCCGTATCCCTTCCCTTCGTATACGGCGTTGCTGGTGCGCCTGTTGCAGCGCACGCAGGTGGAGGGCAACCGCGACTTCCTGCGCACGCTCAAGCCCGAGCAGGTGGCGCGGGATTTAGTCGATGACCGTTTCGTGCGCAAGGCGATTGCCGCCGCGGGCGGGACATCCAGTTTCGGGTTGCCCAGGCAACTCACCCGAACGGAGGCGTTCGAGCCGTGA
- a CDS encoding ABC transporter ATP-binding protein produces the protein MSNAQPLLRVADLTKVYRTRDAALVAFEHISFEVRQGEIVCLLGPSGCGKSSLLLTIAGLQPADAGEVLLNGNPLREPHPDVAVVFQDPCLLPWRKVWSNVALGLQMQREKLPAAVLRRRVESVLCAVGLEAFARHYPHQLSGGMAQRVALARALVRNPSLLLLDEPFAALDAHTRHHLQGTLLQLVHRQNTTCLLVTHDIDEALFLADRVLLMSARPGRIEQQWHINVPHPRQYRDPQMIHLHTTIVEHLARHSTLREEAKEVADWVI, from the coding sequence ATGAGCAACGCCCAGCCCCTGCTGCGGGTCGCAGACCTGACGAAAGTGTACCGCACGCGCGACGCGGCACTCGTTGCGTTCGAGCATATCTCCTTCGAAGTGCGGCAGGGAGAGATTGTGTGCCTGCTGGGTCCCAGTGGCTGTGGCAAATCGTCGCTGCTGCTCACCATCGCTGGACTGCAGCCCGCAGACGCGGGGGAGGTGCTTCTGAACGGAAACCCGCTGCGCGAGCCACACCCTGACGTGGCGGTCGTGTTCCAAGACCCCTGTCTGCTACCCTGGCGCAAAGTGTGGTCGAACGTCGCTCTGGGGTTGCAGATGCAGCGGGAGAAGTTACCCGCCGCGGTGTTGCGTCGCAGGGTAGAGAGCGTGCTGTGTGCTGTGGGGCTGGAGGCGTTCGCACGCCACTATCCCCACCAGCTGAGCGGCGGCATGGCGCAACGGGTTGCGCTGGCGCGGGCGTTGGTGCGGAACCCCTCCCTGTTGCTGCTGGACGAGCCGTTCGCCGCGCTGGATGCCCACACCCGCCACCATCTGCAAGGCACCCTGCTGCAGCTGGTGCACCGGCAGAACACGACCTGCCTGCTGGTCACTCACGATATCGACGAGGCGCTGTTTCTGGCAGACAGGGTACTGCTCATGAGCGCACGTCCAGGGCGCATCGAGCAGCAGTGGCACATCAACGTGCCGCATCCGAGGCAGTATCGAGACCCCCAGATGATACATCTTCATACCACGATTGTCGAGCATCTCGCCAGACACAGTACACTACGTGAAGAGGCGAAGGAGGTTGCGGATTGGGTCATTTGA
- a CDS encoding acyl-CoA/acyl-ACP dehydrogenase, producing the protein MAAQTIREQLAASALAMNEGHGDAHHALQLLAEQRYLHHGVPREMGGEGDTLWEAVQAIAEVSAECLTTAFLFWCQRVFIEYLLHTPNTDLRDTLLPDLLTARRAGATGLSNAMKYLGGLEPLRTRAVLHEDEIQLDGHLPWASNLRVNRFVVAVAAQVDERQAIVAAVPAEAQGVERSETFQLLGLQSSETASLTLRSVRLPRRWLLSDNAHDFLQSVRPRFLLLQCGLPMGITRRALQEASAKMQGAKAILEQRVETACRQWHRLQRRTQRLAQQRRYGQSDLRRLFQTRIQWVDLAVKAAQLELEAAGGAAYFRDSGTARRLREVTFLPVLTPSTTQLALQLKQSQKEPAAR; encoded by the coding sequence GTGGCAGCACAAACGATACGCGAGCAGCTAGCGGCATCCGCGCTCGCGATGAACGAAGGGCATGGGGATGCCCACCACGCACTGCAGCTACTGGCGGAGCAACGCTACCTGCACCACGGCGTGCCCCGAGAAATGGGTGGCGAGGGCGACACCTTGTGGGAAGCGGTGCAAGCCATTGCCGAGGTCTCCGCAGAGTGTCTCACCACAGCGTTTCTGTTCTGGTGCCAGCGGGTGTTCATCGAGTACCTGCTGCACACGCCCAACACCGACCTGCGCGACACCCTGCTGCCTGACCTGTTAACCGCCCGCCGCGCGGGAGCGACGGGACTATCCAACGCCATGAAGTATCTCGGCGGTCTGGAGCCACTGCGCACGCGGGCGGTGTTGCATGAGGATGAGATTCAGCTGGACGGTCATCTCCCGTGGGCGTCGAATTTGCGGGTCAATCGTTTTGTAGTGGCTGTGGCAGCGCAGGTGGACGAACGGCAGGCAATCGTGGCGGCGGTACCCGCGGAGGCGCAGGGAGTGGAACGGAGCGAGACGTTTCAGCTGCTGGGCTTGCAGAGCTCCGAGACCGCGTCGTTGACGCTGCGTTCCGTGCGGCTCCCCCGACGCTGGCTGCTCAGCGACAACGCGCACGACTTTCTCCAAAGCGTTCGTCCGCGCTTTCTGCTGTTACAGTGCGGGCTGCCGATGGGCATAACGCGGCGGGCATTGCAGGAAGCATCGGCGAAAATGCAGGGTGCGAAGGCGATTCTGGAACAGCGGGTGGAGACCGCCTGCCGACAGTGGCATCGGCTACAACGCCGCACGCAACGGCTTGCGCAGCAGAGACGATACGGACAGTCCGACCTGCGTCGGCTGTTTCAAACACGCATCCAGTGGGTGGATCTGGCTGTGAAGGCGGCGCAGCTTGAACTGGAAGCGGCGGGTGGTGCGGCGTACTTCCGCGACAGCGGCACCGCGCGACGCCTGCGCGAAGTTACCTTCCTGCCGGTGCTGACGCCAAGCACCACCCAGCTGGCGTTGCAACTCAAACAGTCCCAGAAGGAGCCTGCAGCGCGATGA
- a CDS encoding DUF4242 domain-containing protein, with protein sequence MNLYLIESSCNGVERALLEQRLQAVETRAELLEAQASAQDNRLYVVLLASDEQAAREAFARSGLQAELVKQVRLVGQDLETVRQRKARANYLVEWNLPAGLTMEAYLKRKAEKSPLYAQVPEVKFERTYVCEDMSKCLCLYDSPDEQTVLKAREVVGAPVDHLTTIQNVR encoded by the coding sequence ATGAACCTGTACCTCATCGAGAGCAGTTGCAATGGTGTAGAGCGTGCGCTACTCGAACAGCGACTTCAGGCAGTGGAAACGCGCGCCGAGCTGCTGGAAGCCCAGGCGAGCGCACAGGACAACCGCCTGTATGTGGTGTTGCTGGCGTCAGATGAACAGGCGGCACGCGAGGCGTTTGCCCGCAGCGGCTTGCAGGCAGAGCTGGTGAAGCAGGTGCGGCTGGTCGGGCAGGATTTGGAGACCGTACGCCAGCGCAAAGCGCGAGCGAACTACCTCGTAGAGTGGAACCTGCCTGCGGGGTTAACGATGGAAGCCTATCTGAAGCGCAAGGCGGAAAAGTCGCCGCTGTATGCTCAGGTGCCTGAGGTGAAGTTCGAGCGCACCTACGTCTGCGAGGACATGAGCAAGTGCCTGTGCCTGTATGACAGCCCCGACGAGCAAACAGTGCTGAAGGCTCGCGAGGTAGTCGGTGCGCCTGTAGACCACCTGACCACCATCCAGAACGTGCGATAA
- a CDS encoding nucleotidyltransferase domain-containing protein — MRVGALRLDRRKLERLCRKWRIVKLEAFGSVLRSDFHSESDVDLLVTFAPDARWSLMQLYEAEQEFAALFGRRVQLVPRSGIERSANYIRRQAILDSAEVIYAA; from the coding sequence ATGCGGGTGGGCGCGTTAAGGCTGGATAGACGCAAGCTGGAACGCCTCTGTCGTAAGTGGCGCATCGTCAAGCTGGAGGCGTTCGGCTCGGTACTGAGGTCAGACTTCCACAGTGAAAGCGACGTCGACCTGCTGGTTACTTTCGCTCCAGATGCCAGATGGTCGCTGATGCAACTATATGAGGCGGAGCAAGAGTTTGCCGCGCTTTTCGGACGCCGCGTGCAGCTTGTCCCCAGAAGCGGCATCGAGCGCAGCGCGAACTACATCCGGCGCCAAGCGATACTGGATAGTGCCGAGGTCATCTATGCCGCATGA
- a CDS encoding DUF86 domain-containing protein — MPHDPAAAMLDMLIAAQRAVSRLGASTEEEFLADEDAQWFMFSQIVIIGEAANRVDMATRAQHPEIPWAAAVSMRNRVVHGYDAIDWRIVYATVKHDLPSLIEALKAIVPPEQQSP, encoded by the coding sequence ATGCCGCATGACCCCGCAGCGGCGATGCTGGATATGTTGATTGCAGCACAACGGGCTGTCAGCCGTCTGGGTGCAAGTACGGAGGAAGAGTTCCTTGCCGACGAAGATGCCCAGTGGTTCATGTTCAGCCAGATTGTCATCATTGGGGAGGCGGCCAATCGTGTGGATATGGCCACACGTGCCCAGCACCCGGAAATCCCATGGGCTGCAGCTGTTTCCATGCGCAACCGTGTCGTACACGGTTATGACGCGATAGATTGGCGTATTGTGTACGCTACCGTAAAACACGACCTTCCCTCCCTTATCGAAGCTCTCAAGGCAATCGTCCCTCCAGAACAACAGTCACCCTGA
- a CDS encoding valine--tRNA ligase, which produces MADATNIPKVYDPTQVEEKWYRYWSEKNYFAPNPAPGKPVYCITIPPPNVTGSLHIGHALCYTIHDTLIRWRRMQGYNTLCVPGTDHAGIATQNVVEKQLRREGLTRHDLGREKFLERVWDWVREYGGVILTQFQRLGCSFDWSRTRFTMDEGYVNAIMECFVRWWEDGHIYRGKRVINWCPRCLTALSDIEVEHEDQPSQLYYIRYPFKDGSGHVVVATTRPETMLGDTAVAANPADERYQHLFGKTILLPLVGREIPFIADDYAKPEFGTGAVKVTPAHDANDFECGLRHNLPQVVVIDEHGRMTDEAGERYAGLDRYEAREKVLQDLQEQGLLEKVEDYVVPVATCARCDTVIEPLLSEQWFVRMKAIAQPAIDAVKEGRIRFIPDRYARTYLDWMENIKDWCISRQLWWGHRIPVWTTEDGEYIVARSEEEARQKADGKSIRQDEDVLDTWFSSALWPHAVLGWPEQTGDLKTYYPTSVLITARDIIYLWVARMIMTGLYFMNDVPFRDVYIYATVLDEQGRRMSKSLGTGVDPLDLIEMYGADALRFALLVRTAKGQDIRFASIQHGRHSQVEEARNFCNKIWNASRFVLMNLDEGFRQRFDGSLPADEQMNDIDRWILSRLNHTIRTVNSALESYDMDDAAKAIYSFLWDEYCDWYIEMCKPRLNAGGTEREVAQRVLSVVLEHTLRLLHPFMPYITEEIWQSLPHEGESIMVAPFPTEQLQWNAPEAEARMQRLIEAVRTIRALRTEIGFDISLKANVFVVPSSPHAAALLQEYEPVIRTLQRVEPMTVVESLPEGVKAVATHCELADVYLQLEAVDLEKERQRIQKELASLEKELLRVKGRLNNEQFLQRAPREVVEKEQAIHSELLEKQAKLLERLKRLE; this is translated from the coding sequence ATGGCGGATGCGACCAATATCCCGAAAGTGTACGACCCCACGCAAGTGGAGGAGAAATGGTATCGCTACTGGAGCGAGAAAAACTACTTTGCACCCAATCCCGCGCCTGGAAAACCCGTATACTGTATCACCATTCCCCCACCGAACGTCACTGGCTCCCTGCATATCGGGCACGCGCTGTGCTACACCATCCACGATACCCTCATCCGCTGGCGCAGGATGCAGGGCTACAACACCCTGTGCGTGCCCGGCACCGACCACGCGGGCATCGCCACCCAGAACGTGGTGGAGAAGCAATTGCGCCGCGAGGGGCTGACGCGCCACGACCTCGGCAGAGAGAAGTTCTTAGAGCGCGTGTGGGACTGGGTGCGCGAATACGGCGGGGTCATCCTCACCCAGTTCCAGCGGCTGGGATGTTCCTTCGACTGGAGCCGCACCCGATTCACGATGGACGAAGGCTATGTGAACGCCATTATGGAATGCTTCGTGCGCTGGTGGGAGGACGGGCATATCTACCGGGGCAAGCGCGTTATCAACTGGTGTCCCCGCTGCCTGACCGCCCTCTCCGATATCGAAGTGGAGCATGAAGACCAGCCGTCGCAGCTCTACTACATCCGCTACCCGTTCAAAGATGGTTCCGGACATGTGGTGGTCGCGACCACTCGCCCTGAGACGATGCTGGGCGACACCGCCGTTGCCGCCAACCCCGCCGACGAGCGATACCAGCACCTGTTCGGCAAGACCATCCTCCTGCCGCTGGTGGGCAGGGAAATCCCCTTCATCGCCGACGATTACGCCAAACCCGAGTTCGGCACCGGCGCGGTAAAGGTCACGCCAGCACACGATGCCAACGACTTCGAGTGTGGATTGCGCCATAACCTGCCGCAGGTGGTGGTCATCGACGAACACGGGCGCATGACCGATGAGGCAGGTGAGCGATACGCTGGTCTGGACCGCTACGAGGCACGCGAGAAGGTGCTGCAAGACCTGCAGGAGCAGGGGCTGCTGGAGAAGGTAGAGGACTATGTGGTGCCCGTGGCAACCTGCGCCCGCTGCGATACGGTCATCGAACCGTTGCTATCGGAGCAGTGGTTCGTGCGCATGAAAGCCATTGCCCAGCCCGCTATCGACGCGGTGAAAGAAGGGCGCATCCGCTTCATCCCTGACCGCTATGCCCGTACCTATCTGGACTGGATGGAGAACATCAAGGACTGGTGCATCTCGCGCCAGCTGTGGTGGGGACACCGCATCCCCGTGTGGACTACCGAAGACGGGGAGTACATCGTCGCGCGGTCGGAAGAAGAGGCACGGCAGAAGGCGGATGGCAAATCCATCCGTCAGGACGAAGACGTGCTGGATACCTGGTTTTCCTCTGCGCTGTGGCCCCACGCCGTGCTGGGCTGGCCCGAGCAGACCGGCGACCTGAAAACTTACTATCCCACCTCCGTGCTGATTACCGCGCGTGACATCATCTACCTGTGGGTGGCGCGCATGATAATGACGGGGCTGTACTTCATGAACGACGTGCCCTTCCGCGATGTGTACATCTATGCCACCGTGCTGGACGAGCAGGGGCGGCGCATGAGTAAGTCGCTGGGAACGGGTGTAGACCCGCTGGACCTGATTGAGATGTATGGGGCAGATGCGCTGCGCTTCGCCCTGCTGGTGCGCACCGCGAAGGGACAGGATATCCGCTTCGCCAGCATCCAGCATGGCAGGCACAGTCAGGTAGAAGAGGCACGTAACTTCTGCAACAAAATCTGGAACGCTTCCCGCTTTGTCTTGATGAATCTGGACGAGGGGTTCCGCCAGCGGTTCGACGGTTCGTTGCCTGCAGACGAGCAGATGAACGATATCGACCGCTGGATACTGAGCCGTCTGAACCACACCATCCGCACGGTCAACAGCGCGCTGGAAAGCTACGACATGGACGACGCCGCCAAAGCCATCTACTCGTTCCTGTGGGATGAGTATTGCGACTGGTATATCGAGATGTGCAAACCGCGCCTGAACGCAGGGGGCACTGAGCGGGAGGTCGCCCAGCGTGTGTTGAGCGTGGTGCTGGAGCATACCCTGCGCCTGCTGCATCCCTTTATGCCTTACATCACGGAAGAAATCTGGCAGAGCCTGCCGCATGAAGGCGAAAGCATCATGGTCGCCCCCTTCCCGACAGAGCAGCTGCAGTGGAACGCGCCGGAGGCAGAAGCACGTATGCAACGATTGATAGAGGCGGTGCGTACCATCCGTGCCCTGCGTACGGAGATAGGCTTTGACATTTCGCTGAAGGCGAATGTGTTTGTCGTGCCGTCGTCGCCGCACGCAGCTGCACTCCTGCAGGAGTACGAACCAGTGATTCGCACCCTGCAACGGGTGGAGCCGATGACCGTCGTGGAGAGCCTGCCGGAGGGCGTCAAAGCGGTTGCTACGCACTGTGAACTGGCGGACGTGTACCTGCAGCTGGAGGCGGTAGACTTGGAGAAGGAGCGGCAGCGCATTCAGAAGGAGCTGGCTTCGCTGGAAAAAGAGCTGCTGCGAGTCAAAGGCAGGCTGAACAACGAGCAGTTCCTGCAGCGCGCGCCGCGCGAGGTGGTGGAGAAGGAGCAGGCGATTCATTCCGAGCTGCTCGAGAAGCAGGCGAAGCTGCTGGAGCGTCTGAAGCGTCTCGAGTAG